Proteins from a single region of Nitrososphaerota archaeon:
- a CDS encoding C40 family peptidase: MKGVVVGVADLRRKPRFRSERTSQLVYGEELKILGTEEGYCRVVGPDKLEGYMQKTLLGDLEGDRAYKVASRQRADCLLLPFGSYLSEAEAKRYKLPARALVPIEERFEPASLSERFLGVPYLWGGTSDFGYDCSGFTQRLFRYSGKELPRNSNWQRDAGTKVKDFDHAKRGDLVFFSGHVAMHLGNRVIIHANLSHGGVSTTDLADGGDYSRRLMAVFQGIRRFEGDDFG; the protein is encoded by the coding sequence GTGAAAGGCGTCGTCGTCGGGGTCGCGGACCTGAGGCGAAAGCCCAGGTTCCGTTCCGAGAGGACCTCTCAGCTGGTCTACGGGGAAGAGCTGAAGATACTCGGCACCGAGGAAGGGTACTGTCGGGTCGTTGGCCCGGACAAGCTCGAGGGGTACATGCAAAAGACCCTGTTGGGGGATCTCGAGGGAGACCGCGCGTACAAGGTCGCGTCCAGGCAGAGGGCAGACTGCCTCCTCCTCCCCTTCGGCTCATACCTGAGCGAGGCGGAAGCGAAACGATACAAGCTCCCGGCCAGGGCGCTGGTCCCCATAGAGGAGAGGTTCGAACCCGCAAGCCTGAGCGAGCGGTTCCTGGGGGTCCCATATCTGTGGGGCGGGACGTCTGACTTCGGCTACGACTGCTCGGGGTTCACCCAGAGGCTCTTCCGCTATTCAGGGAAGGAGCTTCCGAGGAACTCGAACTGGCAGAGGGACGCCGGGACGAAGGTGAAGGACTTCGACCACGCGAAGAGGGGAGACCTGGTCTTCTTCAGCGGCCACGTGGCGATGCACCTGGGGAACCGGGTGATAATACACGCGAACCTGAGCCACGGAGGGGTGTCGACCACCGACCTTGCCGACGGGGGAGACTACTCGCGCCGCCTGATGGCGGTGTTCCAGGGGATCAGGCGCTTCGAAGGGGACGACTTCGGCTGA
- a CDS encoding NAD-binding protein, with protein MVKVVLCGMGAIGTEILKHLTERGHEVVAVVDPDPAKAEKTVAELTGLPLGVRVHPSIQQAPLAGAEVAVYSARSRVGDVAADIGALLAAGLDVVTTSEEMAYPSHAGADEAAKLGALAKEKGVSLVGVGVNPGFVMDWVPAVVASASKSPTRIHIVRSVDVSRRRPQLQRKVGVGLSRSEFDKKLAEGRLGHIGLAESAHLVALSLGEKLEDIDEGVFPVLGSEDYVMGVRQFAEGRGGKCQIRLDLEMTTTSADFDVIEVTGDPSIKVRFEKGVFGDSATVAMVVHGVERIGKAPAGLITVLDLPLSGR; from the coding sequence ATGGTCAAGGTCGTACTCTGCGGCATGGGCGCAATCGGAACTGAGATTCTGAAGCATCTGACGGAAAGAGGGCACGAAGTGGTCGCCGTAGTCGACCCTGACCCGGCCAAGGCGGAGAAGACGGTCGCGGAACTGACGGGGCTCCCCCTTGGGGTGAGGGTGCATCCGTCGATACAGCAGGCCCCTCTTGCCGGTGCAGAGGTGGCTGTGTATTCAGCGCGGTCCAGGGTGGGTGACGTCGCCGCAGATATCGGGGCGCTCCTGGCCGCGGGGCTCGACGTGGTCACGACCTCAGAGGAGATGGCGTACCCCAGCCACGCAGGGGCTGACGAAGCGGCAAAGCTCGGCGCGCTCGCCAAGGAGAAAGGGGTTAGCCTGGTGGGCGTGGGGGTCAACCCAGGGTTTGTCATGGACTGGGTCCCGGCCGTGGTGGCTTCGGCTTCGAAGAGCCCTACGAGGATACACATAGTGAGGAGCGTCGACGTCTCTCGACGGCGCCCACAGCTCCAGAGGAAGGTGGGGGTCGGACTCAGCCGCTCGGAGTTCGACAAGAAGCTCGCAGAGGGGAGGCTTGGCCACATAGGGCTCGCGGAGTCGGCCCATCTGGTTGCGCTCTCGCTCGGGGAGAAGCTGGAGGACATCGATGAGGGGGTCTTCCCGGTCCTCGGCTCGGAAGATTACGTAATGGGGGTGAGGCAGTTCGCGGAAGGGAGGGGAGGGAAGTGCCAGATCCGCCTCGACCTCGAGATGACGACCACCTCCGCGGACTTCGACGTGATAGAGGTCACGGGGGACCCGTCGATCAAGGTCAGGTTCGAGAAGGGGGTCTTCGGGGACTCGGCGACGGTCGCAATGGTGGTGCACGGCGTCGAGAGGATAGGGAAGGCACCTGCTGGGCTGATCACCGTCCTCGACCTGCCGTTGTCGGGCCGCTGA
- a CDS encoding DUF1028 domain-containing protein: protein MGVAVQSHYFSVGSAVSWARAGVGAVATQAMLDVRYGPLGLELMAAGMSAPGALRALLAADTKPEHRQVAMVDSKGLVASHTGKKCIPEAGSAVGGGVSCQGNIMKSRRVWTEMRRAFESSPALPLKERLMRALEAGEGAGGDLRGRQSAAMVVVGPKASPNRWEGRLVDLRVEDHPDPLKEMRRLLRYHEGYGWVDQGDDRLSSGKMDDALAAYSKGMKLVPEVLELKYWVAIGLVSSGRDRARGVRMLKEVCAEDRNWVRVTRGLVKTGVSALDPSVLRQISRSRPLRSA, encoded by the coding sequence ATGGGAGTCGCAGTCCAGTCTCACTACTTCTCTGTCGGCTCGGCGGTCTCCTGGGCACGGGCGGGGGTCGGGGCGGTCGCCACCCAGGCGATGCTTGACGTGAGGTACGGGCCGCTGGGGTTGGAGCTCATGGCGGCAGGGATGAGCGCGCCAGGGGCCCTGCGGGCCCTGCTTGCCGCTGACACGAAGCCTGAGCACAGGCAGGTCGCGATGGTGGACTCGAAAGGGCTGGTCGCCTCGCATACCGGGAAGAAGTGCATACCGGAGGCTGGGTCCGCCGTCGGGGGAGGGGTCAGCTGCCAGGGGAACATAATGAAGAGCAGGAGGGTCTGGACGGAGATGCGCCGCGCCTTCGAGAGCAGCCCAGCCCTCCCCCTGAAGGAGCGGCTGATGAGGGCCCTCGAGGCAGGGGAGGGTGCCGGCGGCGACCTTCGCGGGAGGCAGTCGGCGGCGATGGTCGTGGTAGGCCCGAAGGCGTCTCCGAACCGGTGGGAGGGGAGGCTCGTCGACCTGAGGGTAGAGGACCACCCAGACCCCCTGAAGGAGATGAGGAGGCTCCTCCGCTACCATGAGGGGTACGGTTGGGTGGACCAGGGGGACGACAGGCTGAGCTCAGGGAAGATGGACGACGCGCTCGCCGCTTACAGCAAGGGGATGAAACTCGTGCCAGAGGTGCTCGAGCTGAAGTACTGGGTGGCCATCGGCCTCGTGTCTTCGGGGAGGGACAGGGCCAGGGGCGTCAGGATGCTCAAAGAAGTGTGCGCCGAAGACAGGAACTGGGTCAGGGTGACCAGGGGGCTGGTCAAGACTGGGGTCTCCGCCCTGGACCCCTCGGTGCTACGGCAGATCAGCCGAAGTCGTCCCCTTCGAAGCGCCTGA